A window of Phaseolus vulgaris cultivar G19833 chromosome 4, P. vulgaris v2.0, whole genome shotgun sequence genomic DNA:
AAAACCAGAactttttatgaatttatattgGTGGATACAGAATCCATAGAAGTATCTCATCATAAGGATGATGAAGGAAATATCCAGTTCTCCAAAATAAAAATCCTGCAAGTCCAAACCCCTCAAGAGTGGAACCAACCTCTCCATAATAAAAATCGTTTTCAAGAATATTTGATCCACAAAAATAtagttattatgattatatggATACATGGACCAACATATTATTTGTTAAACCAGAGAAGCATTCTTAGTTTATCTGGTTCAAAAGGGAATATCTTTAAAATTCCCAAGGtggtttataaaatggtttgtcAACTTTGGATCATTACCTTCAATATTTCCAACAGAAATAAATGAAGTATAGTCATATTTTCGACAAAATTCTACATTTGTACCAGGATATAGGGTTATATATTTCATAGTCTCTCAAACTATTACTTGGATCGTAGTATGAGATTATACTTTGGTATAACCATATGAAGGAGttgaattcaaaatattatcaagacagataaagataaaatggtGGAAAAAGTTCAATAATAAATTAGTGTGCAAGAACAAAATTCAAGAATGGATAAAACATAATTCAAGAAGCAAAGATAAATCTGCACTCAAACAAGATGCATTATTCTTAAGAGAGAAACAACAATTAATGACAGCCTTAACATCAACAACCTCAAAAGAAGAGTTTGAAAGAACTCTTCAAAAAGTTACTTCTTCAAAAGGCTCAAACAAAGCCAATACTGATGATGGATCATCACAGTCCAATCCTTATATCTACAATGAAGACATGTATTATTGAAAAGTTTATTAACCGTAATGTGCCAAGACATTTTCTGACATCAAGACaaagtaaaagaaatcaaagaacAGTAGTTGGAGCATCTAGCAATAGTGGACACGACAAGAAGCAAAAGATTTttcaacataataaaaaaagcCAGAAGATTTTTCAAGATAACAATAATTTGGAATCTGAATAATAATGTAGACTTGCCTGAACAATAATGTAAATCTACTTGTCGTAAGCAAtataacatatttatataaagAAGCTCTTCCAGATAAGAAGGACAAAGTGGAGTAGAAAGTTCACTAAGAAGCTTGTATGAAAGCTCTATGAAATAAACTATTTTCATCTTGAGCAACTATCTTCCAtgattttgtaatttaaaaaaaaaaggtaaagatACTTTCTACtgtaaataaaattcaaaatatttatggtttttaattcataaaattatcctttcaaattttatgattttatattttataaattctcttaaatttaaattacataaattctaataatagtttttttttaaaaaaaagacttACATTATaacaaaatcttttaaaatttatatgattttttttatgtattttttttaaaaagtcaaTTAAAAACATCTCTTAAACAAAAGTATGTCTGAGTCCACAGTTTTTTTTTACAGTATTCATTCATTGTTGGAGtgaagataattaaaaaaaaataactggTGTTGATTCGTAGAAGAACGCACAGTGGTAGTAGCCATAACGCGCCGCGAAAATGGGTTCTTTGGGTCGGAGGAGCATGTCCACGGTGGCGAAAGCGGTGGCAGAAATCACAGGCACCGGCAACACCAAGATCCGCAAATCTTCTAGTGAACTCTGCACCTTCCTCGGAATCCCTCGCCACTCTCGTTCCGAAATTGCCCTCATTCTCTCCAAGTTCATCAAGCTCTACAATTTCCGGGTTCTCTCCCCTTACCTCACTCATCCATCCCCAATCTTATTTTTGCACTTGATTATATAACTGTGATTATATAACGGTGATTCCTAGTTCGTAAGGTTACATTTAGGGTATTATTGATTTGTTATGTTTGGTGTGCAGAGTCCTGGTATTAAGAAGGACAAGATTTGGGAGCAGAATTTGCAAACATTGTTGCGTGGAAGAAACACTGTTGGTTTTCCTGAGATTGCTAAGATACTGTCTTCGGAGTTCAGCCAGGGTGCCATTAATGTTAAGGACAATAACATGGATTCTTCAGTGGATAGCACAAAGGGGAAAGGTTCTCAAAAGAAAGGGAAGCCTTCTAAGAAGTAGGTCTTCCACATGCTTATCCTTTTAAGGACCCAACTTAGATTTTTGATGGTCGAAATTTTGTGTTAGCTCATGAGTAAGTTTGTGTGACAACCTGTTGAGATGGGTTTGGTtattttgttgttgtccttTGATATAGTTTGATTTCTCTCCCTATTCCCTTTTAGCAAATTCATGACTTACATGATATACTTGTTCTTTGGTTCAAGGAACGACAAAATCTGTTTTTATTTGTTGCTGTGTCAGATAAACAATTCAGATATTATGTCCATCagtgaatgaaaaaaaaaaatgttaggtTCTCAATTTTGCAGTGTTTGATTGCTTTCTTCTAACCTCCATTCATTGTATGAACTACTGATATGAGGCATAGACAGTAATCGAAAATGTTGTAGAAGTTCTCTGGTTGTATTTTTTATAGGTATAGATGCTAGTTTTTACAAAAGATCTGATAATTTCCACTCGATTAGAAAAAAGAGTAAATAAATAGTGTATGCACTGAGTGTAAAGAGTTTTTACACCGTCATTCATTCACAGACTGCCTTGTATGATAAGTGTGTTGATTTTTACAATAACTATATTTAGATCATACTTAGGAAGATTTTTTATTGATTGGCGCATAAATTTTGTTTACTCTGACAATATGTATAAATTAGACAAAATTCTTCGTTGAGAGAGGAAACAACAAAGTTGTGGTTTCAAAGGCCTAACGATGACCATAATTGTGTTTTAGGGAACGGTTCTGAGCATTCAGCCTTAAACTTCCAGATGCTGATTAGAATGCATAGTGTTATTTCCCTTGCTTCTTATCATGTGGCATACATAAACATATATCCTTTGCATTGAGGTAGTTGAATTTATGTTGAAGAAAAAACATAGTTAGTATTcattaatctattaaaatatgTCTTGTAGATCTAACCCGGTTAGGGAGAGTTGATAAACTTTCATAACATGAGTTCCATCGAAAGTCTACTATTTTAGCAGTATTCCTCAGTTGACTTCTATGAAAGTTCTTCAAGTTCTCGTGCTGTGTGTATGGGCGCTCCGTCATAATTTTGATCTAACTATTTCTATGCGGTACTAAATAAGCAACTAGTCGATAACCCACCAACACCTGGGCCATAATGCACACATCAAACCACAAGTGATTCAAGCCCATTGATTTGATAGGAGGAAAATGTGCAACTTTGCACAGCTCCCCCTATGAGCATTCACAATAGTCATTTTCATTATACTGGACACCTAAAAGCAGCTTGTAACTGTAGTAGTTGTAGCTCAAATACTTGAACCATACAATGAACGGAGCTTGTTGTATATAGTATCCCAAGCAATGAGAAACACAAGTGTTGTTTGTCACAGAAGCTAGAGTAGTTGCCTGTTTAATCTTCAAAATAGCACCAAATGCTAAGCCAAGGCTTTGAGAGACAACAAAAGTCACAGGATCAGGTTTGAGCCCTTCCATCCAATAGattatgaaaacaaaaatgCAGTTGGAAGTGCAAGCTACAGTGGCGAGTCTCTTATTGTTCTCATCTATGGGACCATAATCAGCTATGAAATTTAAGAAATTGTATGTTGTTAGCTTGGTAATTATGGGAAGTTAAAACTATTAACTTCATCTAGTTATCTGTATTTTTGGATGAATGATTGAGCATGAtcactatttttaatttgaaatttaagacgttaggagaattaagaaatttgAATGAGAAAGTAAAATATTTCATAGAATTAGttagaattttagaaaattgtATGCTGCTGCGAGGATTATAGCAATAACTTTATTGAATTATCCTTAACTTTAGGTAAATAATTagacttatttattatttttacttggCAACTtgacattataaaattaattagaaattgaaatctctcagattttttttaaaagaacaaACAGTGAATTTTTACTGTTCACTGTTACTTGGTGAAAACTGTTGTGGACATAATTGACTTGTATATGGTTTAGCATCAACTTATGATTGATAAATTAGAGTGgaagttttattattatttttcaatgacATAATATTAGGATTAAATGGCCACTAAATTCATATAATATTTTGGTAACTAGTGTAACACAATTGTAATCAATCTCATCTGGTAACGCTGGCATACAATAATACCTTTAAGAGACTCAAAACATTACAAGAAACTTGTAGCTACTTGCTATGCTTTCTGggctgaaaatgaaaaagaatcaAAATTCAATTGTGGTGTAGTCATGTACTAACTTTTGTGTTCTAGAAAGAAAGAATGAAAATTTCTTTACCACACAGGCATGGACATCATCACAACCACACAATAGCTTCCCATTCAGAGTGTCCACAGCTTTAAAGGATCCTCCTCCTTCACTTCTCTGCACAATGATCCCAAATTGTAACTAATAATGCATGAATGAGTCCAAGAGTTTCAGCTTCAGCAGCAACAAAATTAgtagtaaaaaagaaaatatgccAAAGTGTTCTACCTTGTAATAGTCCACAGCAACATAATTAGCCCACCTGTTGCCAGCAGCATCATGACAGGTTTGCAGCATGTCAATGAGACCTCCAGAGTTATCTTCACATGTGATTGGCTTAAGTGGAAAAGTGCGAAAGTAGTTTATCAACACTAAGGACCTGCTCTTGTCATCAAGAGCAGATGATTCTTTTCTATGTAGACACCTTCCAGCTTTTCTTCCTCCATCCCCATCTGTGGAAATTAAGATCACCAAAATGGAAAACTAACAAAGGAATAAAAATGTTTGTGTGAAGAACAAGAAAAACTTAATGGTTGGTGATATCTTAATCTTACACTGATTTTCAACCATGTAATTCCACTGGTAAGCAATACCTTCACTTTGTTGTTTAGAACTTATTGAAGTGAACACTAGTAGTCTTTGATTTTTAGCAACCATATCACTCACAAGTGGCCAGTCTCCTCCCTTTTTTGTCATTCTCATCACAGGAAACCAAAACTTCATCAAACCAGCTTCGGTAAAGACTTTTTTCAATGCTTTTGGCGTTTCAACATAATCGTCCAGTATGAGTGTGACAATTTCCTTTGGGTTGGCAGATAGAAAAGCTGCAATTTCCTTCAGTGTATCAATGGCCGGTTCCTACTTGTTGAATACAAAGTTAGGGTGTATCGAACTCGTTAGTCATAAATGTTTGTTCTTTTAGAGAAAAGAGTCAGGGCCAAAAGACAACACTAGTGGGAAGATGAATTTTACATACAAAAGCTGTGAAATCATGGCAGTGGCCTCGAAATGAATGGCACAACCACACATCTCCATCAAAATCATATGTATCTAGCATTAGTCCCCGAACTCCATTCTACAGATGAAACATTGATGGAAGAAAATAGAGATCCTTAAACATCCTAGCAAGTAGTAGAAACAGAATATCATAAAAGTTAACAGAAGATAAGCCTAGTAGTAATGAATATAATACTTTTAGCTGCTGGGTTACGCTGTCTTCTTGATTAGTGATGGTAACTCGAGGAACTCCTGTGTTAGATGGTTCTCCATGAATAGCAAAAGAATTGTGCGTTGTCAAAAATGCATATTTGTTGAATGGAAGAGAATTATTCTATACCAAGACAAAACAAGCAGTTAAAAATTTGATTAAGATGAAACACCCCAAATGTCCTTTCCCCCCCCTTTTCCCTCTAAGAgaatgtgtgtgtgtgtctatatatatattcagATCATTTAAAATGATGGAACTAGTTTCTACCAGAACCAGAACCATGCCAAGTGTTCTACTACTCTAAATTATGTCACTCAATGATGGCATTTCAAAAAGCTTGACACATACAACTTGGGTGGGCTGTTATCTCCATGTCTGTGTTGTGACAGTTTCTTGTGAAATAAGGCAAATACCAAGGAGAAATGGGAATCTTACTATGAGCTTGAATGGATCTGTGACAGAAGATCTAACACACCTAGAGCCTGAAAACCCAAGTGGACATGAGAAACAATAGAGCCCGGGTCCACAATCACCATTAGACGAGCACTCATCATTTAGCTGATCAAAGATTGCAAACaaatataatactaatttcAAAACTGAAAAGTTAAAGACATGATTCATATAAGAGGTGGTAGGGTATACAAACCTTGCATTTTCCATTAGAGCAAGCAGCATCGACACAACAACACAAGGCAAGAATAATGACCGAAAGCAAGCAGGGAAGATAACCCATTTGTTATGTGACGAAGTTGAATTAGTGAGGTGTCCAAAAGGAAGTGATAAGGAAAAGAGAATCACAAAAGATCTAATATATGTTAAAAATGAAACGGTGGAAGGGACTCATGGCTTTCTCAATTTTCATGAACAGCCGAAGGGTAAGAGGTTATGTATTTATGTTGCATTAATTATTGAAACAAAGGCAACTCAAAATAGTATTTCACTAGCGAGAATCTGAAAGTTTTTCCAACTTTTCATAGTTATCTTCTACTTTAAAGAACAACACCAACAGTTGAAGTGctgttttggatttttatttgaGTGCTAGGTCTTGGTTTTTACAATACAAGATTGTGGTTCATCAACTACTATTGATGCTGTTATATACTTAATTCCGTGGGAAAGTGTGTTATGAGGGTAGaacaaaatatataacttttccCTGTACATTTATGTTAAAAACAGAAATGCAGGAAAGATTATCTTTATAATCAAATAAACTCGTAAATAAAATGTACATGCATATTGAAACCCGCCTCAAGGTGAGGGAGTCGCTTAGTGTAACACCGAGTGATAGACTCAAAGATTAGTTTGAATTGACCCCCTCACAGATTCTAGGCTCATTACACTCCTTCACACATCTGCTCTCTCTGCAACAGAAATGCATTTTCAAGAACCATCGTCACTTCACCCATTGTTGGCCTCTCTTCAACTGAAGCCAAACATCTCTGAACAATCTCAATGAACACTTCCCAACAAGCAGGTGCTATTTTTCCAATAAGAGATGGATCAACAATCTTCTCAAAAACCCCCTTCCTTTCATCATCAAATGCCCACTTAACAAGGTACTCACAATCTCCACTTGGGGTTAAAAAACATGCTTTCTTCCTACACAAAATCTCTAACATTACCACCCCAAAAGAGTACACATCAGATTTGTCTGATAACCTTGCAGTCATAAAATACTCCGGCTCCAAGTATTCCAAACTAACCTCCAAGTTCTCCCTCAACTCAACTCTTGGTGGCTTTGGCCTTGACTCCTCTTGGGGGTGCTTCTTGCAAAGTCCAAAATCTGCCACTTTAGGCACCAAATTATGGTCCAAAAGAACATTGCTTGATTTCACAGCacggtgcatgataggtatctTGGTTTCGAAGTAAATGTAGTGCAGTCCACGAGCCACCCCGATGCAGATGTTAAGTCTTTGTATCCATGACAAGGGAACACCACCATTATTGTTGGTGCCATGCAAGCAATCGTAGAGGCTTCCATTGGAGACATAATCATACACAACAAACTTGTCATTTTTGTGCTCACAGAAACCAACCAAAGGAACAATATTTGGGTGGTGTAGTTGGCACAGAATCTTGACTTCGACCCTGAATTCTATATCGTAAGCTGGGCTTCTAGTCTTGAAGTGCTTGATGGCTACGTCTCCATGGCCTTTGAGGTGGCCTTTGTAGACCTGACATTGACCTTCTTCACTGACGATTAAACTGGGCTTGAACCCATTTGTGGCTGCTTGAAGCTCAGCAAGAGAGAAGCGGTGACAGAATTGTTCTATTGGGATACAGTTGCTTGTGGTTTTGGATTTTGTGGTGGTGAAAAATGGAAGACAGGGAAAAGGAGCCATTTTGGGGTGGAATGGAATATTGCGTGTGAAGCATATATAAGTCAATGCTAGTTACAAGATTCATGGTTCTTGCTGCTATGGATGGCTTGATTCGAACCGTGTGGTCAAATTTGTGGGCTTGACTTGAAAACTTGTGATCAGACTGTGATTGCCATCGATTGCTGCAATTTGTCATCCCCTTGTGAGAATTATCATGCACAAACAAAGTCAACTTTTGTTATTATTTCCACTACATAGAAATAGCTAGGtttctatataaattattagaatGGAAGTTCTATAaactaatttcaattttttattagatttattttattttattttatatattggaTATGGCCTAATACTCCTCGATCCATGTATCTTGGATGTAATTGCATAGTTAAACATGATTAGTTCATCATGTCGtattaatacaaatatttaatcaTGATATTCATGTTAATAGGATCCAACTTCAATTATAAGTAACTTGATCTCACTCAAATCAAAATATAcatgtaataatatttattattttaattaattaatttaaatttgttagaGATCAAAGACAATAAACACCTAAGAAGTCGATTAATATCCGCATCGAGAAGACAATAGCTCCCGATTCTTGTAAGAaccttttattttcttctattacaagaatttagattttttttatccaaacaTATTCTTAAACTTAATCATTATTCACCATCACTGTTGGTTTCATGGAATTATGAAAATCCAAAATGGTTCACGTTACTTTTCAAAAGTATctttttatttagaaaattcATTTGGGTCATTCATTTATAGAAAATGAATACAGTTGTCCTATACATATCAATGAATAATGAATTAATTGAGTCATTAACGAAAATATTTGTTGTTTTGAGAAGCACTTGCTAATAAATGTATTTGGATAATTTTCATTATTGGTTTTCGTGTGAAAAAAGTAATTACCTGTTGAATGTAAAAGGAGAATACAGATGTTATGTATGGTGGCCATGTCTTGAAGCCTAATCTATAAATAGCCGAA
This region includes:
- the LOC137837010 gene encoding uncharacterized protein — its product is MGSLGRRSMSTVAKAVAEITGTGNTKIRKSSSELCTFLGIPRHSRSEIALILSKFIKLYNFRSPGIKKDKIWEQNLQTLLRGRNTVGFPEIAKILSSEFSQGAINVKDNNMDSSVDSTKGKGSQKKGKPSKK
- the LOC137837008 gene encoding PI-PLC X domain-containing protein At5g67130-like isoform X2, giving the protein MGYLPCLLSVIILALCCCVDAACSNGKCKLNDECSSNGDCGPGLYCFSCPLGFSGSRCVRSSVTDPFKLINNSLPFNKYAFLTTHNSFAIHGEPSNTGVPRVTITNQEDSVTQQLKNGVRGLMLDTYDFDGDVWLCHSFRGHCHDFTAFEPAIDTLKEIAAFLSANPKEIVTLILDDYVETPKALKKVFTEAGLMKFWFPVMRMTKKGGDWPLVSDMVAKNQRLLVFTSISSKQQSEGIAYQWNYMVENQYGDGGRKAGRCLHRKESSALDDKSRSLVLINYFRTFPLKPITCEDNSGGLIDMLQTCHDAAGNRWANYVAVDYYKRSEGGGSFKAVDTLNGKLLCGCDDVHACVVKKFSFFLSRTQKLVHDYTTIEF
- the LOC137837008 gene encoding PI-PLC X domain-containing protein At5g67130-like isoform X1; the protein is MLLALMENARFVYPTTSYMNHVFNFSVLKLVLYLFAIFDQLNDECSSNGDCGPGLYCFSCPLGFSGSRCVRSSVTDPFKLINNSLPFNKYAFLTTHNSFAIHGEPSNTGVPRVTITNQEDSVTQQLKNGVRGLMLDTYDFDGDVWLCHSFRGHCHDFTAFEPAIDTLKEIAAFLSANPKEIVTLILDDYVETPKALKKVFTEAGLMKFWFPVMRMTKKGGDWPLVSDMVAKNQRLLVFTSISSKQQSEGIAYQWNYMVENQYGDGGRKAGRCLHRKESSALDDKSRSLVLINYFRTFPLKPITCEDNSGGLIDMLQTCHDAAGNRWANYVAVDYYKRSEGGGSFKAVDTLNGKLLCGCDDVHACVVKKFSFFLSRTQKLVHDYTTIEF
- the LOC137837009 gene encoding probable receptor-like protein kinase At5g59700; translation: MAPFPCLPFFTTTKSKTTSNCIPIEQFCHRFSLAELQAATNGFKPSLIVSEEGQCQVYKGHLKGHGDVAIKHFKTRSPAYDIEFRVEVKILCQLHHPNIVPLVGFCEHKNDKFVVYDYVSNGSLYDCLHGTNNNGGVPLSWIQRLNICIGVARGLHYIYFETKIPIMHRAVKSSNVLLDHNLVPKVADFGLCKKHPQEESRPKPPRVELRENLEVSLEYLEPEYFMTARLSDKSDVYSFGVVMLEILCRKKACFLTPSGDCEYLVKWAFDDERKGVFEKIVDPSLIGKIAPACWEVFIEIVQRCLASVEERPTMGEVTMVLENAFLLQREQMCEGV